Proteins encoded in a region of the Anopheles aquasalis chromosome 2, idAnoAquaMG_Q_19, whole genome shotgun sequence genome:
- the LOC126572247 gene encoding cathepsin B — translation MLLHLVLLAVAVVSGTAAGPGNKKYALSAKFIEEINSKASTWRAGRNFHPDVSLSYIRGLMGVHQDAYKFREPEFVHDLSADGDDLPESFDSREQWPNCPTIREIRDQGSCGSCWAFGAVEAMSDRVCIASAGKIHFRFSAEDLVSCCHTCGFGCNGGFPGAAWSYWVHKGLVSGGPFGSNLGCQPYAIAPCEHHVNGTRPSCEGEGGKTPKCVKKCQDSYNVPYAKDKRYGSKSYSIPRHEDQIRKEILTNGPVEGAFTVYEDLLHYKEGVYQHVTGKMLGGHAIRILGWGVENNTKYWLIANSWNSDWGDNGFFKILRGEDHLGIESSIAAGLPKL, via the coding sequence ATGCTGCTCCATTTGGTGCTACTAGCCGTAGCCGTCGTCTCCGGAACGGCGGCCGGTCCCGGTAACAAGAAGTACGCCCTGTCGGCAAAGTTCATCGAGGAGATCAACTCGAAGGCCAGCACCTGGCGCGCGGGACGCAATTTCCACCCCGATGTGTCGCTCTCGTACATCCGCGGCCTGATGGGCGTACACCAGGACGCGTACAAGTTCCGGGAGCCGGAGTTCGTACACGATCTGTCCGCCGACGGTGACGATCTGCCGGAGAGCTTCGATTCGCGCGAACAGTGGCCCAACTGTCCGACGATCCGCGAAATCCGTGACCAAGGATCGTGCGGTTCGTGCTGGGCGTTCGGAGCCGTCGAAGCGATGTCGGACCGCGTTTGCATCGCGTCCGCTGGCAAGATCCACTTCCgcttttcggcggaagatctCGTGTCGTGCTGCCATACGTGCGGATTCGGCTGTAACGGTGGATTCCCGGGGGCCGCCTGGAGCTACTGGGTGCACAAGGGACTGGTGAGTGGTGGACCGTTCGGATCGAACCTAGGCTGCCAGCCGTACGCGATTGCACCGTGCGAGCATCACGTGAACGGTACGCGACCCTCGTGCGAGGGAGAAGGAGGCAAAACGCCCAAGTGCGTCAAAAAGTGCCAGGATAGCTACAACGTGCCGTACGCCAAGGATAAGCGGTACGGATCGAAGTCGTACTCGATTCCGCGCCATGAGGACCAGATCCGCAAGGAGATCCTGACGAACGGACCGGTCGAGGGTGCGTTCACAGTGTACGAGGATCTGCTGCACTACAAGGAAGGCGTCTATCAGCATGTGACGGGCAAGATGCTCGGCGGGCACGCCATTCGCATCCTTGGCTGGGGCGTAGAGAACAACACCAAGTACTGGCTGATTGCCAACTCGTGGAACAGCGACTGGGGAGATAATGGTTTCTTTAAGATTCTGCGTGGCGAGGATCACCTCGGAATCGAGAGCTCGATTGCGGCCGGTTTGCCAAAGCTGTAA
- the LOC126572246 gene encoding cathepsin B-like codes for MDPRYIGYWERTVLILLGLACFAQATDRQGQNPFNDAFLRRVLARARSWKPDTNFRSNIHYHTFRSLKGIGESRTGFKVPIKHYDYVYDIDIPESFDSRDHWPNCDSLREIRNQGTCGSCWAVAAASVMSDRVCIHTNGTRNVAIAAEDLMGCCADCGNGCEGGFLDGTSFQYWVDAGLVSGGAYNSTEGCKPYPFKPCLYPFTDCHREESPKCKHHCQHGADKRYARDKVYGSVAYSVPRDERVIRYEIMTNGPVEGGFDVYEDVFLYKSGVYRHVYGEHVGKHAVRIIGWGREGGIPYWLISNSYGEDWGDHGYFKIVRGINHLGIESKVITGLPLV; via the coding sequence atggatccTCGCTACATCGGTTATTGGGAGCGAACGGTGCTGATCCTGCTAGGGTTAGCGTGTTTCGCACAGGCAACGGATCGACAGGGACAGAATCCGTTCAACGATGCTTTCCTGCGCCGTGTGTTGGCCCGTGCCCGCTCGTGGAAACCGGATACGAACTTCCGCTCCAACATCCACTATCACACCTTCCGGTCGCTGAAGGGAATCGGCGAGAGTAGGACGGGATTCAAGGTTCCGATCAAGCACTACGACTACGTGTACGACATCGACATCCCGGAATCGTTTGACTCGCGGGACCACTGGCCAAACTGTGATTCGTTGCGTGAAATACGCAACCAGGGAACGTGTGGATCGTGTTGggccgttgccgctgccagCGTCATGTCCGATCGGGTCTGCATTCACACGAACGGCACAAGGAACGTCGCTATCGCCGCCGAAGATCTGATGGGTTGCTGTGCTGACTGTGGCAATGGGTGCGAAGGCGGATTTCTCGATGGAACCAGCTTCCAGTACTGGGTCGATGCGGGGCTGGTGAGCGGCGGAGCGTACAATTCGACCGAGGGCTGCAAACCGTATCCCTTCAAACCGTGTCTGTATCCGTTTACCGATTGCCACCGGGAGGAATCGCCCAAGTGCAAGCACCACTGCCAGCATGGTGCGGACAAGCGGTATGCGCGGGACAAGGTGTACGGAAGCGTCGCGTACAGTGTCCCCCGGGATGAGCGTGTGATCAGGTACGAGATTATGACCAACGGTCCGGTGGAGGGAGGCTTCGACGTGTACGAGGATGTGTTCCTGTACAAGTCCGGTGTGTACCGGCACGTTTACGGGGAGCATGTGGGCAAGCACGCGGTGCGTATAATTGGATGGGGCCGCGAAGGTGGCATTCCGTACTGGCTCATTTCCAACTCGTACGGTGAAGATTGGGGCGATCACGGATACTTCAAGATAGTGCGCGGCATCAACCATCTGGGCATTGAGTCGAAGGTGATCACCGGACTGCCGTTGGTGTGA
- the LOC126572248 gene encoding very-long-chain 3-oxoacyl-CoA reductase, translated as MATVSGVLGSTSAVLVSLFILRKVVPWLYQNLIGPKVFGCRINVKKLGEWALITGATDGIGKAYAKALAKRGLNVILVSRTLSKLEDVAKEIETEFKVRTMVIDADFTGGAEIYEKIRSRIENLEIGVLVNNVGMSYANPEYLLDLPDSEKLIQNLINCNVLSVTRMCQLVMPGMVSRHAGLIVNISSLSAVIPAPLLTVYAASKSYMDKLSEDLGTEYAKHNITVQSVLPGPVATNMSKIRKSTWMACSPKVFVESAISTLGHARHTTGYFPHSLLELAINTFSFLLPRLVERLTLNTMQNIRARAMKKSSSNPRNAAGAQEASKLTSGAAGSS; from the exons ATGGCGACAGTTTCCGGGGTTCTTGGCAGTACGAgtgcggtgctggtgtcgCTGTTCATATTGCGCAAAGTGGTGCCATGGCTCTACCAGAACCTTATCGGCCCGAAAGTGTTCGGGTGCCGCATCAACGTGAAGAAACTGGGCGAATGGGCCT TGATCACCGGTGCAACCGATGGCATAGGGAAGGCGTACGCTAAAGCG CTCGCCAAACGAGGCCTCAATGTCATACTGGTCAGCCGAACCCTGTCCAAGCTGGAAGATGTTGCCAAAGAGATTG AGACGGAGTTTAAGGTGCGCACGATGGTGATCGATGCCGACTTTACGGGTGGAGCGGAAATTTACGAAAAGATCCGGTCGCGCATTGAAAATCTCGAgatcggtgtgctggtgaACAACGTGGGCATGAGCTATGCGAACCCGGAGTATCTGCTCGATCTGCCCGATAGTGAGAAGCTGATCCAGAATCTGATCAACTGCAACGTGCTCTCGGTGACGCGCATGTGCCAGCTGGTGATGCCTGGCATGGTTTCCCGGCATGCCGGTCTGATTGTGAACATTTCCTCACTGTCCGCCGTCATTCCGGCTCCCCTGTTGACGGTGTATGCTGCCTCGAAGTCGTACATGGACAAACTGAGCGAAGATTTGGGAACGGAGTACGCAAAGCACAACATCACCGTGCAGTCGGTGTTGCCGGGTCCGGTTGCCACCAACATGTCGAAGATTCGCAAAAGCACCTGGATGGCTTGCTCGCCGAAGGTGTTTGTTGAAAGCGCCATCAGTACGTTAGGCCATGCGCGTCATACTACGGGCTACTTCCCGCACTCCCTGCTCGAGCTGGCCATCAACACGTTCAGCTTCCTGTTGCCGCGGTTGGTGGAACGCCTAACGCTCAATACGATGCAAAACATTCGCGCACGGGCAATGAAGAAATCGTCATCGAACCCACGAAATGCTGCCGGTGCTCAGGAAGCGTCGAAGCTGACGAGTGGTGCTGCCGGATCATCGTAA